From the Phyllobacterium sp. T1293 genome, the window CTTGGTCGGATCAACACCTGCGGCCTTGGCAATAAGGCCAGCCGTAATGTGATCCGTACCACCAGCGGAGCCACCACCCCAGGAAACGGAACCCGGATCAGACTTCAGCTTCTCAACAAGATCAGCAATGTTTTTAATCGGGGATGCCGCCGGCACAACCAGCGCTTCAAATTCGCCCGTGAGGCGGGCAATTGGTGTGACCTGTGTCAGATTAACAGGTGAGTCATTGGTGAGGATAGCGCCGACCATCACATAACCGCCGACGATCAGCTGCGCCGGATCACCCTTTGCCGAATTGGCAAACTGGGCAAGACCGATGGTGCCGCCAGCACCTGGAACATTGACGACCTGAACGTTTCCGGAAATCTTCTCATCCTGGAAGACGGTCTGGAGCGTACGCGCCGTCTGATCCCAGCCACCGCCAGGGGCTGCAGGTGCCATGATCTTATAGTCGGCAGCGAAAGCCGCACCTGACACAATCAGTGCGCCGGTCGCGACGAAAGCAAGCAACATTTTACCCATTGTAGAAATCCTCCCGTGACAGCATTCCGCCGTCTGTTTTTGCTGGTCCTTTGAAGAAGCCGGGAGTTGGCAACAGTCAAAGTCATGAATTGACGGCGAGCGTCGAACTCAAGCACAACAATATAACTACGGACAGCCTCCCAGCGGTCTCCTCATCTTCAGATTGATATGAGAAAACTGTCTGGAAGCTGTCACAGGCAATAAAGAGCAGGCAAATATTGCCTGAACACCGAAGTCAGCGGCGCAAAAAGGTCAGATAAGCACCAATGCGGCCTTCGCGATGCGCCTTCTGTTCATAGCGCGTGCCGGGCCAGGCTTCGTAAGGCGTATGCCAATCAGCAGAGGTTTCTGCCTGCCAGTCAAATTCGCTATGAATGCGGCAATGCTGCAGTGTCCAGTTTACATAGGTGTCGATATCGGACGCAAAGCGGAATGGACTACCCGGCTTCAAAACGCGGGCAAAACGATCGAGATTTTTCTGGCTGACGAAACGCCGCTTCCAGTGCTTCTTTTTCGGCCAGGGATCTGGATAGAAGAGATCAATGCCATCAAGCGATGCTTCCGGCAACCAGTCCAAAACCTGTGTCGCATCGTCATCGTAAAGACGGATGTTCTGCAACTGCTTCTCGTGCAGATCGACGACCAGCTTCGCCATGCTGTTGACGAAAGGCTCGACGCCTATGAAACCGGCTTTGGGAAAGCGTGCGGCCTCATGCAGCAAATGCTCACCGCCACCAAAGCCAATTTCCAGCCTGACCTTGTCGACCTCCGCAGTAAACAAACTGCGAAGGTCGTTTGGTGCAGATTCCGACAGATCCAGCTTGAGCAACGGTAGCAATTCATCGCGAATGGACCGCTGCAAGGGCCGCAGTGTCTTGCCATTGCGTCTGCCAAAAAAGGCTTCCGTCGAACGCTCGCGTCTGGGCTCTTCTGTCTCTGTCATCATTACAATCAATCGTAGTGGCGGCTTACGCTGCCAGTACAGTCTTCAGTTGCTTGGCCAGATCGGTCTTCTCCCAGGAGAAGGAACCATCGCGGCCCGGCTTGCGGCCGAAATGGCCATAGGCTGAGGTCTTGGCATAGATCGGCTTGTTCAGATCAAGATGCTTGCGAATGCCTGTCGGCGAAAGGTCCATGACCTTGCGCAAAGCACCTTCGATTGCATCTTCACTGACCTTGCCGGTACCATGCAGATCCACATAAACAGAAAGCGGCTGCGCAACGCCGATGGCGTAGGACAGCTGGATCGTGCAGCGATCAGCAAAACCTGCCGCAACAACATTCTTGGCAAGATAGCGCGCTGCATAGGCAGCTGACCGGTCAACCTTCGTTGTGTCCTTGCCGGAGAAAGCGCCACCACCATGGGGAGCCGCACCGCCGTAAGTGTCAACAATGATCTTGCGGCCCGTCAGACCCGCATCGCCATCGGGTCCGCCGATGACAAACTTGCCGGTTGGGTTGATGTACCAGACGCAGTTGTCCGCAATCTTGAGATCACCCAGCGCTTCGCGAATATGGGGTTCGACGACCTGACGTACCTTCTTGGAATCCCAGCTTGCATCAAGATGCTGAGTCGAAAGGACAATCTGAGTGGCTTCTGCGGCAACACCGTCCACATAACGAACTGTGACCTGGCTCTTGGCATCAGGCCCAAGCCGTCCAGCATCCCCTTCGCCCTTGTGACGGGCAGCGGCGAGCAGTTCGAGAATCTTGTGGGAGTAATAGATCGGCGCTGGCATCAAGTCAGGTGTTTCGCGGCAGGCGTAACCGAACATAATGCCCTGATCGCCGGCACCTTCTTCGCCCTGCCGGTCGGCGGCGTTGTCGACACCCTGTGCAATATCGGCTGATTGAGGATGCAAAAGCACGTCAATCTTGGCGGTTTTCCAGCTGAAACCTTCCTGCTCATAACCGATATCACGGATCGCACGGCGCGCCGCAGCACGGAAACGGGATGGATTGATGACCGGATGACCCTTGGCGTCATGGACAACCGCGCCGCTCTTGTCTTTCTTGAGAAGCGTATCGGGAACACGCACCTCACCGGCGATAACGACTCGGTTGGTCGTCGCCAAGGTTTCGCAAGCGATGCGTACAGTCCACGGATCAACGCCCGTCTTCTTCGCTTCCTTGTAGATCATATCGACGATTTCATCGGAAATCCGGTCACAGACCTTATCTGGATGACCTTCCGATACGGACTCACTGGTAAAAAGGTAGGAACTGCGTGTCACGGGGAACCCCTCTTGAAACAACTATGCGCTCTATCCGCAGGGAACGAGCATGCGTAGTGTTTGCCAAGCTCGAAGGATTCAGTCAATTGCTTTCGTTTTCAAACAAACAGCATTGGAAGTTTTTTTTACTACAATCCGGAAAGAAAGCTCAGTTTGCACAGAATCTTTGTTATTCCGAATCTTCCTCGTGGCTCAAAGTCCGGACGAGGTCGAGGATTTTGCGCCTTATCTTGGGATCACCAATCTTTGCAAAGGCACGCGCAAGCTGGATACCCTCCGAACTGTTGAGGAAACCAACCACATACGTGTTGTCACTCTCCTCTTCGAAACCCTGCGGTTTGTCCGGCTGCTCGGGCATATCGTCAAAGAAGAATGTGACCGGCACATTGAGAACGTTACCGATCGCTTGCAGACGACTGGCGCCGACACGGTTGACACCCTTCTCGTATTTCTGAATTTGCTGAAAAGTAATTCCCAGACTGTCGCCAAGTTTTTCCTGGCTTAGACCAACCATGTTGCGGCGCAAACGGATGCGCGCGCCCACATGGACGTCAACTGGGTTCGGTCGCTTTTTATTATCGGGCATGAAAATCTCATTCGTATGAAATGGGGCTGAAAACTAATTTTATCATCAATGTATCAACAGACCAAATATACAGGTATTCGACAGGGCAACGACATAAAAGTCAACCAAGACGCCTTCTGTCACGGTAAAAATACGCCAGTACCGCAGCAAAAAACACGCTGAGTACAATCAGAAATTGAAACCTGCGTAAGGCTTCACTTAATGGTAGCTGAACCTTACCCGGTAGCGCCGCGTCAATAACGCCAATGGCATCCAGTGCCAAAGCGTCAATGATTCGACCATATGGATCGACAACAGCCGACAACCCATTGTTGGCTGCGCGAACGAGTGGCAGGCCCTGCTCGACAGCACGCAACTGCGCCTGACGAAAATGCTGGTATGGCCCCGGCGTATCACCGTACCATGCATCATTGGTCACATTGATGATCGCATCTGCGGGGGCTCCCTGATAACCGAGTTCGGCGGGGAAAATCGCCTCGTAACAGATCAATGGCAGGGCAACGAAACGATCATTCACCTTCAGCGATTGCCGGGACGCTCCTGATGTAAAGCCACCGGGCATTTCCACAACCTCGCTGACGCCCAGACTGCGCAGAATACCTTCAAGCGGCAGATATTCGCCAAAAGGAACAAGGTGTACCTTGTCCGCCGCGCCGACAATCTCGCCCGCGCCGTTGATGGAATATATCGTATTATAATAAAGCGGCTGTTGATTACCGCCCGGCTCTTCCATGCGAATGGCGCCTGCGAGCAGCATCTGTCCATCGTCAAGCGTGTCGGCTATGGCCTGCAGAGCATCCGGCGTCTTGGTCAAAATATAGGGTACAGCAGTCTCCGGCCAGACGATTACATCCGGTTTGGCGACCCCGGCTTTTGGCGGCTGGGCACTCATACCAAGATATTTGTCAAAAATATCGCGGCGAGCACCTGCATCGAATTTGAGGTTCTGCGCGATTGATGGCTGGACAATACGCACGTTCGGCCCCTTGGCCACAAGGCTTGTCGTCTGCAGCCTGTAGAATCCATAACCGGCATGGGCACAGACCAGAACCAACGCCAGAATCACGCCCGTCCTGATATCCCGGCGACCCGCCAATAGAGCGGGCATGGAGAATACCAGCACAGCCAGCGCATTCATTGCCAGTAGCCCGACAATGACCGACGACTGCATGAGCACGGGAACCGGCATTGCTGCATAGCCAATGGCATTCCACGGAAAGCCGGTCAGAACAAAGGAACGTAGCCATTCTGCAACGCCAAAAGCGAATGCCAGCGACAGGATACGCCCAAGCCCTTCACTCCAGAACAACCGGGCCAATGCTGCCGCAAAAGCGTAGAAAATGGCGAGAACTGCAGGTAGTCCAAGGATCGCCAATGGAATGGCCCAGGCGAAATTGGCAGCATCTACGAGCAAGGCATTGCCGATCCACCAGAGCCCGAAAACAAAATAACCGAAGCCGAACCACCAGCCGATCATGGCCGCTGGCAACAGCCTGCGAATGGGACCTGCCCCCGCATTATCAACGGCACCGTCGATCAGCCAGACAAGAACGGGAAAAGAAACGAAGCAAACGGCAAAAAAATCATAGGGTGGCAGTGCGAAACTCGCCAGAGCGCCCATGAGAAAGGCCAGCGCAATACGCTTCCATCCCCATAGAAGGATGATCTTACCGGCCAGACGCTGGATCATACCAAGCCCCACCCCTTCTGATTTTTCTTCAGTCTTAGTCGGTGAGACTTGCGCCAATCATTCGTCCATTTCGGCAGGTTCATCCGCCGCGCCTTGCCGCGGGGTGCGCGGACGGCGCTCGGCATGGCGCAAGGGTACGATGCGCACCTTGCGGATACGGCGTGGATCGGCCTCCAGTACATGGAATTCATAGCCGGGAACCGCCTGCACCATTTCGCCGCGCACGGGAATACGTCCAAGGATAGAGAAGATCAGACCGCCGACCGTGTCCACATCCTCGCCATGTTCGCCAACGACGAAGCCCGGGCCGATCTTTGCGGCAATCTCTTCAAGATCAGCACGCGCATCGGCAATGAAGATACCTTCCGGCTCTTCCATGATCATCACTTCATCGTCGTCATGCTCGTCTTCAATGTTGCCGACGACCATTTCCACAATATCTTCCAGTGATACCAAACCATCGGTACCACCATATTCATCGATGACCAGTGCAATCTGAATGCGCTGCGCCTGCATGCGCCCCATCAGATCATTGGCCAGCATCGAAGGCGGCACAAACAGAATCGGGCGCATAAGGCTGAGTTCCGCAATCGTCTTGGTGAGTTCGACATTGCCCAGATCAAACTTGGCAGCAGCGGGCGCTTTCGGTGTCTTGGCCGAAGTCCGCCGCTGGGTCTTCACCCGCGAAATCTTGGTGATGTGATTGACCACATCCCGGATGTGAACCATGCCGCGCGGATCATCCAGAGTTTCAGCAAAGACAGGCATACGCGAGTGGCCGGACTTTTCGAAAACCTCAAGCAGATCGCCAAGGGTCGTGGTGATATCAACCGCTTCAATATCGGCACGCGGAATCATCACATCCTCCACGCGCAATTCGCGCAGGCGCAGGATGTTGTGCAGCATGGCGCGTTCTTCCGGCGAGAATGCCGTATCGCCATGATCGGTGCCAGCCAGCGCCGCATCGATATCCTCTCGCAAGGATGTACCCGGGCGAGCGCGCAGGAATGGAAAAATTGCGGTGAGAAGCGAGCGCTTTTCAGTGGCGGGCGCTCTGGTGCTACTTTGCCCCTCGGCGTCACTCTCCTGCCCGGTTATGCCCTTTGCGGGTGCGGCAGGATCGTTCTGGTGCGACGTGTCAGACATGGTCCTCAATCGGATTGATCGTCAGAGACCGATAGCGCATATGGGTCGGGAATGGCAAGATGCGCAAGAATTTTACGCTCCAGTCCCTCCATCTCTTCCGCTTCGCTCTCAACAATATGATCATAACCGAGCAGGTGCAGAAACCCATGCACGATCAGGTGGGTCAGATGGTGGTCAAACGGCTTCTGCTCGTCAATAGCTTCGCGCTCGACCGTTTCCCGCGCAATAACGATATCACCGAGCATCGGCCCCGGCTTCTGGCGCGGCTTGATGGGGAAGGCCGGAAATGACAGGACATTGGTCGGCTTGTCCTTGTCGCGCCAGTCATTGTTAAGCTCGCGGATTGCCGCATCATCGATGAATACGAGACTGAGTTCACTTTCAGGCTGCGAGCCCCCGTCGAGAATCTGCCATGCAGCCGCAATGGCCCGTTCTGCAAGCATGCGCAGTTCCGACTCATCGGCCCAGCCGTCTGTCTCAACCAGAATATCGATATCGATCAAAATTGTACCACCAGTGCGAGGATATCTTTCGAGCATTCAACCCGATAAGTCAGCTGTTGTGGTTTTCGAGAACCGGAGCGCAGTGGACATTTCAGTCCATGAGCCCCGGAAGCGCAGAAAATCGCATCAGATGACTTATCGGGTTGAATGCTCGAAGCTATCTCAGGGCTTGGCGCCTTCCTTATCATAGGCCCGGACGATTGCGGCTACGAGCGGATGACGGACAACGTCCACGTCTGAGAACCGAACGGTGACAATGCCGCTGACGCCTTCGAGAATTCTCAGCGCCTCGACAAGACCGGATTTCTGGCCGGGCGGCAGATCGACCTGACTTGGATCGCCTGTGATGATCATGCGGCCGTTTTCACCCAAACGGGTCAGGAACATTTTCATCTGCATCGCTGTCGTGTTCTGCGCTTCATCGAGGATGATTGCAGAATGTGCCAGTGTACGTCCGCGCATGAAGGCAAGCGGTGCAATTTCGATCACACCGGCAGCAATTGCCCGTTCCACCTTGTCGGCAGGCATCATGTCATAGAGCGCATCATAGAGCGGGCGCAGATAGGGATCGACCTTTTCCTTCATATCGCCGGGCAGGAAGCCCAGACGCTCGCCAGCTTCGACAGCTGGACGGGAAAGAATGATCCGATCGACAAGACCGCGTTCCAGAAGCATGGCGGCATGGGCAACGGCCAGATAGGTCTTGCCGGTACCGGCAGGTCCAACACCGAACACCATTTCGGAGCGGTCGAGCGCCCGCATATAGGCATCCTGCGTCGGCGTGCGGGCAAAAATGGTTTTCTTGCGGGTCGATATCTGGGCAGCAGCCATCTTGCTCTTATTTTCCATGGTGGGAAGCGTCAACTGGTCGTCAGCGGCAATAGCCATGCGCAAGGCACCATCCACGTCGGAAGCGGAGATGTCATGGCCTTTCTGCAGCTGTTCATAGAGCTGGTCGAGAGTCCTGCGGGCCTGTTCCGTCGCACCGGGTTCGCCGCGAATGGCAAGCTGGTTGCCCTTGGATCGGACATCCACACCCAGTTTCTGTTCGATGCGGGCAAGGTTCTCGTCGAACTGACCAAACAGGGCACTTGCCAGCCGGTTATTATCAAATGTCAGTACGATATGCGCCAGATCCGAGGCTCCTGATGGAGCGGGTTTCAGCTTTTCGGTGGCGGTCAATCGGCTCTCCTTACCAAAAGGTGTTCAGTCCTTATATAGTCCCATCGCCCGTAGTTTCCATCTCACGAACCCCAACCAGACTGTTGGTTCCTGTGCTGATGATTCGTACCCTGATTATGTCGCCGATTTCGCCGCCATGTACATCGATAATTACAGGTTGTAACCAAGGAGATCGCCCAACCATCTGTCCCGGCTCCCGCCCGGCCTTTTCAATCAGCACATCCATGGTCTTGCCGACGAGACTGCGCTGGAAGGCATATTGCTGTTCGGACAGCAATGCCTGCAGGCGCTGCAGCCTTTCATCCTTCACCGCTTCAGGAACGTGATCGTCCATATCGGCGCCCGGCGTGCCGGGACGCGGCGAATATTTGAAGGAATAGGCGGCGGCATAGGTGACATCGCGCACGATCTGAAGCGTTGCCTCAAAATCCTCTTCCGTTTCACCGGGGAAGCCGACAATGAAATCACCTGACAGGGCAATATCAGAACGCGCGCCGCGAATCCGATCAATAAGCCTGACATAATCCGCAGCTGTATGTTTGCGGTTCATGGCCTTGAGGATACGATCTGAGCCTGATTGCACCGGCAGATGCAGATAGGGCATCAGCATCGGCAAGTCGCGATGGGCATGGATCAGTGTATCGTCCATGTCGCGCGGGTGGCTGGTCACATAGCGCAGACGGGCAATGCCGGGGATTTCTGCGAGCCGGTAAAGCAGTTCGCCCAAACCCCATTCGCGTCCATCGGGACCCTCGCCATGCCATGCATTGACGTTCTGGCCGAGCAGGGTCAGTTCACGCACACCGGCATCGGCAAGCTTTTCGGCTTCCTTGAGTATCTGCGCGACAGGCCGTGAAACCTCAGAACCACGGGTATAGGGCACGACACAGAAGGTGCAGAACTTGTCACACCCTTCCTGAACGGTGAGGAAAGCGGTCACACCACGGCTTCTTGTCTGTTCCTTGCGCGGCGCAGGCAGATGCTCGAACTTGTCTTCAATGGCATATTCGGTTTCGACAACCCGTTCGCCCTGACGCACGCGGGCAAGCGCCTGCGGCAGCCGATGATAGGTTTGCGGTCCAACCACCAGATCAACCACCGGCGCCCGGCGCGTGATCTCGTCACCTTCAGCCTGCGCCACGCAGCCCGCCACGCCGACAGTCAGCTCGCGGCCTTCTTTGGCGCGGGCGTCCTTCATCTTGCGCAGACGGCCCAGCGCGGAATAAAGCTTTTCGGAAGCCTTTTCGCGGATATGGCAGGTGTTGATCAGCACCAGATCGGCATCATCAGCCGTATCAGTTGGTGTATAGCCCTCGGCGGCCAGACTGTCAGTCATACGCTGGCTGTCATAGACATTCATCTGGCAGCCATAGGTCTTCACATAGACCTTGCGTGTATTGGCAAGCGCCGGTGAAATTGCTGCGGGGCCGGATGTCTCGTCCGGTTTATGAGAGATGCTGATATCGTCCATGCGAGGCTTCTAAAGCTTTTTATCGTCTTTGAGAATAGCAGAGTCAGGGAGAATGGCCGTCTCGGGGTTTTCCATGCGAGGCGTAACCAGGTCGCGTCCGAGCAGTGAGGACAACATCATCGCCCTCACCCGCTCCTCCATCAATCGTGCCAGGGTCTTGCGATTGGTTTTGGCATCGATGGTCATCGGTTCGCCAAACCAGACATCAACGTCAATCGCACCGTCCTTCAAAAGCCCGATCAGGCTTGGTCCCAAAGGCACATCGCCGGGCCACGAAATCAACGGGCGATGGAACCGCCCCATGGGCACACCATGCACCCGCATATAGGCAATGGCCACGGGTTGCACGGTGACTGTTTCAACGCTCGTTTCGCGGATAGCAACCTGTGCAGCGCCAAAGAGCGAGGTCTTGAAAGGCAATACGCGATTGCCATCAGACGTTGTACCCTCGGCGAACAGCACCATGACATCACCGGCAGCAAGGCGCGTGGCAATCTCGCTCGCCTGATCATGGGTCTTGCCGCGTTTTTCACGCTCAACGAAGACCGAGCGTTGCAGCTTGGAAAGCATTCCGAACAATGGCCAGCTTGCAACTTCAATCTTGGCAATAAAAGACAATTCCTTGAGCGAACCCAGAATCACAATATCGGACCATGAGGCGTGATTGGCCGCCAGCAGCAATGGTCGCTCCGTTGCCATG encodes:
- the trmB gene encoding tRNA (guanine(46)-N(7))-methyltransferase TrmB; protein product: MTETEEPRRERSTEAFFGRRNGKTLRPLQRSIRDELLPLLKLDLSESAPNDLRSLFTAEVDKVRLEIGFGGGEHLLHEAARFPKAGFIGVEPFVNSMAKLVVDLHEKQLQNIRLYDDDATQVLDWLPEASLDGIDLFYPDPWPKKKHWKRRFVSQKNLDRFARVLKPGSPFRFASDIDTYVNWTLQHCRIHSEFDWQAETSADWHTPYEAWPGTRYEQKAHREGRIGAYLTFLRR
- the lnt gene encoding apolipoprotein N-acyltransferase gives rise to the protein MIQRLAGKIILLWGWKRIALAFLMGALASFALPPYDFFAVCFVSFPVLVWLIDGAVDNAGAGPIRRLLPAAMIGWWFGFGYFVFGLWWIGNALLVDAANFAWAIPLAILGLPAVLAIFYAFAAALARLFWSEGLGRILSLAFAFGVAEWLRSFVLTGFPWNAIGYAAMPVPVLMQSSVIVGLLAMNALAVLVFSMPALLAGRRDIRTGVILALVLVCAHAGYGFYRLQTTSLVAKGPNVRIVQPSIAQNLKFDAGARRDIFDKYLGMSAQPPKAGVAKPDVIVWPETAVPYILTKTPDALQAIADTLDDGQMLLAGAIRMEEPGGNQQPLYYNTIYSINGAGEIVGAADKVHLVPFGEYLPLEGILRSLGVSEVVEMPGGFTSGASRQSLKVNDRFVALPLICYEAIFPAELGYQGAPADAIINVTNDAWYGDTPGPYQHFRQAQLRAVEQGLPLVRAANNGLSAVVDPYGRIIDALALDAIGVIDAALPGKVQLPLSEALRRFQFLIVLSVFFAAVLAYFYRDRRRLG
- the miaB gene encoding tRNA (N6-isopentenyl adenosine(37)-C2)-methylthiotransferase MiaB → MDDISISHKPDETSGPAAISPALANTRKVYVKTYGCQMNVYDSQRMTDSLAAEGYTPTDTADDADLVLINTCHIREKASEKLYSALGRLRKMKDARAKEGRELTVGVAGCVAQAEGDEITRRAPVVDLVVGPQTYHRLPQALARVRQGERVVETEYAIEDKFEHLPAPRKEQTRSRGVTAFLTVQEGCDKFCTFCVVPYTRGSEVSRPVAQILKEAEKLADAGVRELTLLGQNVNAWHGEGPDGREWGLGELLYRLAEIPGIARLRYVTSHPRDMDDTLIHAHRDLPMLMPYLHLPVQSGSDRILKAMNRKHTAADYVRLIDRIRGARSDIALSGDFIVGFPGETEEDFEATLQIVRDVTYAAAYSFKYSPRPGTPGADMDDHVPEAVKDERLQRLQALLSEQQYAFQRSLVGKTMDVLIEKAGREPGQMVGRSPWLQPVIIDVHGGEIGDIIRVRIISTGTNSLVGVREMETTGDGTI
- a CDS encoding hemolysin family protein; the encoded protein is MSDTSHQNDPAAPAKGITGQESDAEGQSSTRAPATEKRSLLTAIFPFLRARPGTSLREDIDAALAGTDHGDTAFSPEERAMLHNILRLRELRVEDVMIPRADIEAVDITTTLGDLLEVFEKSGHSRMPVFAETLDDPRGMVHIRDVVNHITKISRVKTQRRTSAKTPKAPAAAKFDLGNVELTKTIAELSLMRPILFVPPSMLANDLMGRMQAQRIQIALVIDEYGGTDGLVSLEDIVEMVVGNIEDEHDDDEVMIMEEPEGIFIADARADLEEIAAKIGPGFVVGEHGEDVDTVGGLIFSILGRIPVRGEMVQAVPGYEFHVLEADPRRIRKVRIVPLRHAERRPRTPRQGAADEPAEMDE
- a CDS encoding lysophospholipid acyltransferase family protein; this translates as MMAWARFIVTATAFVLITAISIPLQYIFLKAGLGLRKSFPIFYHRIVSRLLGFRIHMHGDMATERPLLLAANHASWSDIVILGSLKELSFIAKIEVASWPLFGMLSKLQRSVFVEREKRGKTHDQASEIATRLAAGDVMVLFAEGTTSDGNRVLPFKTSLFGAAQVAIRETSVETVTVQPVAIAYMRVHGVPMGRFHRPLISWPGDVPLGPSLIGLLKDGAIDVDVWFGEPMTIDAKTNRKTLARLMEERVRAMMLSSLLGRDLVTPRMENPETAILPDSAILKDDKKL
- a CDS encoding helix-turn-helix domain-containing protein, which codes for MPDNKKRPNPVDVHVGARIRLRRNMVGLSQEKLGDSLGITFQQIQKYEKGVNRVGASRLQAIGNVLNVPVTFFFDDMPEQPDKPQGFEEESDNTYVVGFLNSSEGIQLARAFAKIGDPKIRRKILDLVRTLSHEEDSE
- a CDS encoding Bug family tripartite tricarboxylate transporter substrate binding protein, which gives rise to MGKMLLAFVATGALIVSGAAFAADYKIMAPAAPGGGWDQTARTLQTVFQDEKISGNVQVVNVPGAGGTIGLAQFANSAKGDPAQLIVGGYVMVGAILTNDSPVNLTQVTPIARLTGEFEALVVPAASPIKNIADLVEKLKSDPGSVSWGGGSAGGTDHITAGLIAKAAGVDPTKVNYIAFSGGGEALAAILGNQVTVGISGYGEFESQIKAGTLRIIGISSDAKVAGVDAPTFKEGGVDVAIQNWRMVAAAPGISKEQEAAIGADVEKMVKSKTWQDQLAAKGWANTYLAGDAFKAQLAKDTEATSAILKDIGLVK
- a CDS encoding PhoH family protein; its protein translation is MTATEKLKPAPSGASDLAHIVLTFDNNRLASALFGQFDENLARIEQKLGVDVRSKGNQLAIRGEPGATEQARRTLDQLYEQLQKGHDISASDVDGALRMAIAADDQLTLPTMENKSKMAAAQISTRKKTIFARTPTQDAYMRALDRSEMVFGVGPAGTGKTYLAVAHAAMLLERGLVDRIILSRPAVEAGERLGFLPGDMKEKVDPYLRPLYDALYDMMPADKVERAIAAGVIEIAPLAFMRGRTLAHSAIILDEAQNTTAMQMKMFLTRLGENGRMIITGDPSQVDLPPGQKSGLVEALRILEGVSGIVTVRFSDVDVVRHPLVAAIVRAYDKEGAKP
- the metK gene encoding methionine adenosyltransferase; translated protein: MTRSSYLFTSESVSEGHPDKVCDRISDEIVDMIYKEAKKTGVDPWTVRIACETLATTNRVVIAGEVRVPDTLLKKDKSGAVVHDAKGHPVINPSRFRAAARRAIRDIGYEQEGFSWKTAKIDVLLHPQSADIAQGVDNAADRQGEEGAGDQGIMFGYACRETPDLMPAPIYYSHKILELLAAARHKGEGDAGRLGPDAKSQVTVRYVDGVAAEATQIVLSTQHLDASWDSKKVRQVVEPHIREALGDLKIADNCVWYINPTGKFVIGGPDGDAGLTGRKIIVDTYGGAAPHGGGAFSGKDTTKVDRSAAYAARYLAKNVVAAGFADRCTIQLSYAIGVAQPLSVYVDLHGTGKVSEDAIEGALRKVMDLSPTGIRKHLDLNKPIYAKTSAYGHFGRKPGRDGSFSWEKTDLAKQLKTVLAA
- the ybeY gene encoding rRNA maturation RNase YbeY produces the protein MLAERAIAAAWQILDGGSQPESELSLVFIDDAAIRELNNDWRDKDKPTNVLSFPAFPIKPRQKPGPMLGDIVIARETVEREAIDEQKPFDHHLTHLIVHGFLHLLGYDHIVESEAEEMEGLERKILAHLAIPDPYALSVSDDQSD